The window GTTCGAGTTGGTAGCCCCAGGTGCCGTGGGTGGTGCTCCACGAGCCGCCGGAGCGACGGAGTTTCGGGCAGCCGCTGTTGAGTCGTTTCCCGGTGACCGGGTCTTTGCAGCCGCATCGTTTGGTGATGGATCCTTCGCTGATCACGGTTCTCCCTGTGTCGCGTGGTCGTGGACGGCGGTCGTTCTGATTGCGCCGTGGTGATCCACGCTCGACTGCGCCGAGAAGGTCAAGTCGCCGGTGGCGGGGAGGCCGAGGGCGGCGAGGATGCCGGCGATCGGGACGCGGTAGCGGGTGCCGGCGCGGATGACCGGCGCCGGGAACCGGTCGGTGCGGGCGAGGTCGTAGGCCAGGGACCGGCCGAGCCCGAAGATCCGGGCGGCGGTGGGCAGGTCGGTGACGGCGCCCAGGGCGCGGATGCGGTTCTCGGTCCACACATCGTCACGGTGGCCGGGGGCGGTGTTCGGGGTGGCGTTCATGGTGAGAGTGCTCCTGTCGCAAGAGACGGGCCGACACCGGGCGCATTCTCTTGACGCCCGCGGGCGCGGAAGGAATGCGCCGGCACTCTCAAACCGGCTCTTGTCAGCCCCGGCGAACACTCATCGATCTAACAAGGTTCTGACAGCGCCTGACGAAAGTCTGACAGTGCAGGTCAGCGCCTTGATCGGCCCGAGAGTTCGCGGCTGACGGCGCAGGCTCATTGACTTGCGAGACGTGCTGTCAGGCGGTTGTGTGCAACCGACTGACAGTCCGGTCGACCTTGCTGGGGGCGTCGTGCCGAATCTGGCCGGGATGCCTGCTGACCTGCACTGTCAGAGATCCTCGGCGGCGCGTCAGAAACCTGTCAGATCGATGAGTGTTCGTCTGAGCTGACAAACCCCGTTTTGAGGGTTGGCGTCGCCGGTATGTGCCGCGCCGAGGGAACCCGGCCGGGACGTGGACACGCCGGTATCCGACGGTCATACGGTCGCCTGCGCCGCGGCCCGGCGACCGGATCGGGGTGGTCGGCCCCAACGGCGCCAGCAAGACCACCCTGCTGCGGGCTGGGTGACACCGGTCGAAGTCACCCTGCCCAGCGGGCCATCAGCGGAGACAACGGCGCGCGGCTTTACCCCTGCGCGCCCTGTGCCCGCCAGCTCTCGTCGGCACCAGGCCCGGCCTGACGGGGCGCGGAAGGCAGGGCCAGACGGCTGCCACCACTTCCCGTACCTCTCGAAGATCGAGGAGATCTCTGTTGCAGTTCTCGTACTCGTCACCGAAGACGGTTCGACCGTCAGAACGGCTGTCAGCCTTGACGTCAGTGTTGACGTCAGTCTTCAACCGGACCCCGAAACCGACCCCCGTCTCCGCCCCACAGCCCAGGTCAGGCAGCCTGTCACCGCCGAGGGTTTGTGCACCGACAGACCCTGCAATCGTCCGGGTCTCCCCGGGGGTACGGCATGGATGATCCTGTCCTGCGGGTGCAGTCCCAGCTCACCGCCCGCGACCGGATCCTGCTGGGCTGGCTCTACGACCACGGCGTATTCACTACACCGCAGTTGGCCGGGGCCCTGTTCCCGTCGCTGGACTTCTGCCAGCGCCGGTTGCGCACCCTCTACCAACTGCGTCTGATCGCCCGCTTCCGGCCGCAGCGTGCTGACGGCGGCTCGTATCCGTACCACTGGCTTATCGACCAGCTCGGCGCTGAGGTCGTCGCCGCGGCCCGCGACGAACGGCCGCCGCGCCGCGACCATGCCCGCCTCGAGCGCCGACGCTGGACCTCCACCCGCACTCTCGACCACCGGCTCGGCGTCAACCAGTTCTTCACCGACCTTGCCGGCCACGCGCGCACCCACCCTGGCGCTGAACTCCAGCAGTGGCTGCCCGAAGTCGTCTGCCAACGAGCCGGCACCTTCGTCACCGACGACGACCCGGCGCTGCTTCGCGCGTACGAGCCATCGGTACGCCCGGACGGGTACGGGCTCTGGGCCGAGGACGGCCGCGAGGTTCCGTTCTTCCTCGAGTACGACACCGGCACCGAACCACTGGGCGTCCTGACGGCCAAGGTCGTCGGCTACGCGAGGCTCTTCGCAACTCTCGGCCGGTCCTGGCCGGTCCTGTTCTGGCTGCACTCCGCCGCCAGGGAACGTAACCTCCGGCAGCGCTTCACTGACCTACCCGACCTGTTGCGCGTCGCCACTGGTACTCGCGAAGGCTCGGCCTGTCCCGCCTGCCAGATCTGGACCACCGTTGGATCGAGCGAGCGCTGCCGACTTTCAGGTCTCTGATCAGGAACGCTCGCCGGGTCAGAGCTCTGGCGCGTTGGATTGCAGCAGCCGACTCCATATGCGAGTAGGTGCATATACGCGAGGGCAACACGCCGTTAGGTCGTGCACCCCCGTCGGACAAATCGTAGAGGTCTCAGTCAGAGGAGGACGCGCGCCGGCCGCGTGCCTGCAACTGGGTCAGCCAGTGATCAGCGGGCTGCGGTCGGGTGCCGTAGTCAGCTGAACGTAACGCCTGAGCCCGCGCAGAGTCGGATAGCTCGGGACGGGGAAGCCGACAACTTTTGTGCAGCACGGCTGTCATGGTTGGGGTCGGTTCGATGTCGAAATGGTTGAGCGAGACGGGCCAGCCTTCGTCGGTCACCTGAGGATTCCAAGTTCGGCACACGACTTGGCCGAAGGCGTGGAACTCGAACCATCCGATCAGCGTTGCCGGCTTGTTGCATTCGCCGTCCAGCCAGAGGAGGCGTTGTCCAGGGCTCAGCCGTTCTTTACCGATGAGCCACCCATTGACCGCGTCCTCCTCACGGTTCAGATAGGGCACTGGGTCTTCGTCGCCGTAGTGGTCCATGACAGAGAAGCCTGATACCGAGCGTGGATCGTCCTCAGCCATCAACTCCAGTACATCCCCGTCATGGTGCGCTTGCCACAGGTCCAGCGGTGGTTGTATCTCGCTGGTCGCGCGGTAGGGCAGCACAGCGAACATCTGACCTTTGCGCAGGCTGAGTGCGATCCGATCGCCGTGGCTGAGTCGTACCGGCTCGCTAGTCTGCCAACTTTCGATACCATCCTGCTCGGCGGCAGCCTGCCGAACGGCATCCACCGCAACCGACACCTCGGTGGCGAAAAATTCTCGCTGTTCGCTGACCCGGACGCCCTTCAAGATCCGGTGAGCAGCGCGCTCCACCGCTTGGGGATGCGATGTCAGCATCCGATGTTCAACGACGAAGTGCACAGGTACACCGGTGGAGCGCAGCTTGCGGGCGCGATCCTCGGGCAACAGATCGGTGTAACCGACCTTCACCAACCCGGGCATTACTGGGTTCGACAGGATGTAGACGAATCCCACACGATAGGCCACGAGTCCAACTTAGTTCGCCGGTCAAAACGTGGCATTCGAGGGGATGGATCAGCTACCGAGGCAACCTGAAGTCCGCTGGTGGCGGCGGATCACTGGCCGGCAGCGGCCCCGCGTTTCTAGTGGGTGAGGCCAAGGTCGCGCAATGAGCCGCGATGGTCGGAGGTCCCGGGAACGCGGCGGGGTGGCGAGCCTGGGGTACAGCACACCACCCTGGCCGAACGTGCTGAAGATGCTTGAGGATTCGTATGACGAAGTCGGCGGCTGGCCCCTCCGGCTCGGCTTCGCCGATCGTCATCCCAATCGCCGTGGTTCGACGGCTGCCCGGAATGACGCTTATGTTGTTATAAGGCTTAATTGGTCGTATTGGGAGACTGCCCTAGTACTGCTCAGAGAGCTTCGGAGCCCCTGGGACACGACTCGGCTACTCGGTTCGTCGACGGGTTATCGCGACGGTTGCGGCTCGGAGCAACGACGCCGAGCCACTGCCGTCGGCCTCTCGGACGATTGTCTCCGGTCGGCAGTTGGCCCGTATGAAACCGGTTGCCGCGTGGGTGGCACACCGGGTGGCCATGACCACGACGTCGGCGCGCCGGGCCCACTGTTTAAGCTGGCGGCTGCCGACATGGTCGTGACTCATAGTGACCGTGACCTGTGGAGCTTGTATTGCGAGTTCGGCAACGACCCTATCGAGCACCCTTTCGTCCAGGGAGTACAGCAGCAACTCCTGCGCCGGGACATCGAGTGGTCCGAGGCCTGCTGCAGTCTCGTGAGTATCCGGCGGCCAGGGCAGCGTCACTTCGAGTTCGGCGCCGAGCCGGGCGGCGAAGGCTAGCTGGTCGGTGTCGAGTCGGGTGGGGTGGTCCGCGAGGGGTCGAAGGAGAAGGAAAGCGAGACGCAGCCGGGCTTCGCCATCAGGGCATGGAGTCCTGGCGATGAGG of the Actinoplanes sichuanensis genome contains:
- a CDS encoding replication-relaxation family protein; this translates as MDDPVLRVQSQLTARDRILLGWLYDHGVFTTPQLAGALFPSLDFCQRRLRTLYQLRLIARFRPQRADGGSYPYHWLIDQLGAEVVAAARDERPPRRDHARLERRRWTSTRTLDHRLGVNQFFTDLAGHARTHPGAELQQWLPEVVCQRAGTFVTDDDPALLRAYEPSVRPDGYGLWAEDGREVPFFLEYDTGTEPLGVLTAKVVGYARLFATLGRSWPVLFWLHSAARERNLRQRFTDLPDLLRVATGTREGSACPACQIWTTVGSSERCRLSGL
- a CDS encoding DNA-binding protein, with product MNATPNTAPGHRDDVWTENRIRALGAVTDLPTAARIFGLGRSLAYDLARTDRFPAPVIRAGTRYRVPIAGILAALGLPATGDLTFSAQSSVDHHGAIRTTAVHDHATQGEP
- a CDS encoding GIY-YIG nuclease family protein, translating into MAYRVGFVYILSNPVMPGLVKVGYTDLLPEDRARKLRSTGVPVHFVVEHRMLTSHPQAVERAAHRILKGVRVSEQREFFATEVSVAVDAVRQAAAEQDGIESWQTSEPVRLSHGDRIALSLRKGQMFAVLPYRATSEIQPPLDLWQAHHDGDVLELMAEDDPRSVSGFSVMDHYGDEDPVPYLNREEDAVNGWLIGKERLSPGQRLLWLDGECNKPATLIGWFEFHAFGQVVCRTWNPQVTDEGWPVSLNHFDIEPTPTMTAVLHKSCRLPRPELSDSARAQALRSADYGTRPQPADHWLTQLQARGRRASSSD